Proteins encoded in a region of the Candidatus Nitrospira nitrificans genome:
- a CDS encoding type IV pilus biogenesis protein PilM: protein MSLLADGMIKPSPTEENVQDPSALADRIRALTGPDSVRQSVGGAIRSDLPQRIALLLPDTVVRTTILHFEKLPVRREEREALIRWRFGQEQLFPLSGAKVSSQVFHDRSGGKGPSHTVLTVAVQESVLKQYESLCESVGLIPQEVGVTSLWVFDLWRRASSASHWRSRDCLWVSVADRALTTMICHHGRLLLYRCKLLGAETTDALTKPDMLNKILEECGASLEICQQQHPSEVVTEAVICADGDISAFQELVETELRLSVEQLAWDSIEALGRVASGSDRGMTSLAAMAGVL, encoded by the coding sequence ATGTCTCTGCTTGCCGATGGCATGATCAAACCCTCTCCGACTGAGGAGAACGTCCAGGATCCTTCAGCATTGGCCGATCGTATTCGCGCCCTGACCGGTCCGGACTCGGTTCGCCAGTCCGTCGGGGGAGCAATCCGTTCTGATCTTCCACAACGCATTGCCCTGTTGCTGCCTGACACGGTAGTCAGGACGACCATCCTGCACTTTGAAAAGCTCCCTGTCAGGCGCGAGGAAAGAGAGGCCTTGATTCGTTGGCGGTTTGGTCAAGAGCAGCTGTTCCCATTGAGCGGCGCGAAGGTGTCGTCTCAGGTTTTTCATGATCGATCGGGAGGTAAAGGGCCATCCCATACGGTGCTGACGGTGGCGGTTCAGGAGTCGGTGCTGAAGCAGTATGAATCTCTGTGTGAGTCTGTCGGGTTGATTCCCCAGGAGGTGGGGGTCACGAGCCTATGGGTCTTTGATCTATGGAGAAGGGCGTCGAGTGCATCGCATTGGCGAAGTCGAGACTGTCTGTGGGTCAGCGTGGCGGATCGAGCCTTGACGACCATGATTTGCCACCACGGCCGTCTGCTGCTCTACCGGTGCAAGCTTCTGGGGGCTGAGACGACTGACGCGCTGACGAAGCCAGACATGCTGAATAAGATTCTTGAAGAATGCGGCGCATCGTTGGAGATCTGTCAACAGCAACATCCCTCGGAGGTTGTGACGGAAGCCGTGATTTGTGCGGACGGAGATATTTCGGCCTTTCAGGAATTGGTTGAGACCGAGCTACGCCTATCAGTCGAACAGCTGGCTTGGGACTCGATCGAGGCCCTTGGTCGGGTGGCCTCAGGGAGCGATCGAGGGATGACATCGTTGGCCGCGATGGCTGGAGTGCTCTAG